The nucleotide window ACATCCAGCTTGGAAATGTGGTGTCTGATACCTTTGGAAAAAGTTCCATGAATATCATTGGCAAGCTGCTGGAAGATCCAACGGACACCACCTTTGACATTGAGCCTCTGATTCACGGCTCCATGGATCATAAAATTCCAGAGCTGAAACTTGCCGTTGAGGGTTTTATTACACCAGAACAGTCCGGTAAATTGGCCGTTATTAAAAAACATTACGACAACCTTAACGCACGAAAATCTGACCTTGAGGAACTGATCCTTTCCCTTGCCGAGCCCTACACAGAAGAAATTAACTTGATCTTAACTGTTCCGTCCTTTAAAAACATCTTTTCAGCCATTGCCGTGGTTTCTGAAATAGGTGTCGATATGGACGTGTTCCCGACAGCTAAGCATTTATGTTCCTGGGCAGGGTTAACCCCTACAAATAACGAAAGTGCCGGCAAGAAAAAGTCAGTCAGAGTCTCCAGAGCAGGGGTCTACATCAAGCCCCTTTTAGTCCAATGTGCGACCGCTGTCGTCAAAAGCGATAAACATCCCGAAATCCGAAACCGCTATTTGAGAATCAAAAAGCGTCGAGGTCACAAGCGTGCCATCATCGCTATCGCACGAATGTTGTTAACAGCCATTTACCATATCCTAAAGAAGAAAGAACCTTACAATCCGGATTTGTATCAAAAAGCCGATGTTCTTCCGGTAAGCCGTGAAATCACGGTTGAGCAAGCCTTATCATTGGCAAAATCTCAAGGTTTTCGGATCAAGGAAACAGTGACGTAGACTCCAACTACTCTATTTACCATAAATCACCAAATCGATCACCCCGTGATGGCTTATTTGCCATGCGCTTTTATTTAGCAAAAGCATCAGTGGTTTATTTCAGACTTCCTCCTTTCTTTTTTGTTTTACAGAACTTTCATCCATCCG belongs to Salicibibacter cibi and includes:
- a CDS encoding IS110 family transposase; protein product: MGLKIVYPICCGIDVHKTFVVACIASTDKGVTTYKRHRFSTYTKGLKELSQWLCEHNCKDVCMESTGKYWIPVFNVLEHSCNITLAHPKYVKAIRGKKTDKKDAKWIADLFKHDLVAGSFMPPLAIRQLRDLMRYRFKLTNFTSSEKNRFQNSLTVSNIQLGNVVSDTFGKSSMNIIGKLLEDPTDTTFDIEPLIHGSMDHKIPELKLAVEGFITPEQSGKLAVIKKHYDNLNARKSDLEELILSLAEPYTEEINLILTVPSFKNIFSAIAVVSEIGVDMDVFPTAKHLCSWAGLTPTNNESAGKKKSVRVSRAGVYIKPLLVQCATAVVKSDKHPEIRNRYLRIKKRRGHKRAIIAIARMLLTAIYHILKKKEPYNPDLYQKADVLPVSREITVEQALSLAKSQGFRIKETVT